A stretch of Chionomys nivalis chromosome 2, mChiNiv1.1, whole genome shotgun sequence DNA encodes these proteins:
- the LOC130869917 gene encoding olfactory receptor 1030-like has protein sequence MLKKNYTTVTEFILLGLTDQAELQPVLFVVFLIIYLITVVGNVSMIFLIRSDTSLHTPMYFFLSHLSFVDLCYATNVTPQMLVHFLSKRKTISFVGCFIQFHFFIALVITDYYMLTVMAYDRYVAICKPLLYTSKMSRGVCLSLVAAPYIYGFANGLAQTILMLRLTFCGPNEINHFYCADPPLMVLACSDTYVKETAMFVVAGSNLTCSLTVILISYVFIFTAILRIRSAEGRRKAFSTCGSHLVAVTVFYGTLFCMYLRPPSEKSVEQGKVVAVFYIFVSPMLNPLIYSLRNKDVKRAIRKVVKKGVLMK, from the coding sequence atgttaaagaaaaactaTACAACAGTGACTGAGTTTATTTTGCTGGGACTGACTGATCAAGCAGAGTTGCAGCCTGTGCTCTTTGTGGTTTTCCTTATCATCTACCTCATCACAGTGGTTGGCAATGTGAGCATGATATTCTTAATCAGAAGTGACACCAGCCttcacacccccatgtactttttcctcaGCCACCTCTCCTTTGTGGATCTCTGTTATGCCACCAATGTCACTCCTCAGATGTTGGTTCATTTTTTATCCAAGAGAAAAACCATTTCCTTTGTTGGCTGCTTCATACAGTTTCACTTTTTTATTGCCCTGGTGATCACGGATTACTATATGCTCACAGTGATGGCTTACGACCGCTACGTGGCAATCTGCAAGCCCTTGTTATACACTAGCAAAATGTCCAGAGGTGTCTGCCTCTCCCTTGTAGCTGCCCCGTACATTTACGGCTTTGCAAATGGTCTGGCACAGACAATCTTGATGCTTCGTTTGACTTTCTGTGGACCCAACGAAATCAATCACTTCTACTGTGCAGACCCTCCTCTCATGGTCCTTGCTTGCTCAGACACCTATGTGAAGGAAACGGCCATGTTTGTGGTGGCCGGATCGAACCTCACCTGCTCCCTCACCGTCATCCTCATCTCCTATGTCTTCATCTTTACAGCCATCCTGCGAATCCGCTCTGCGGAGGGGAGGCGCAAGGCCTTCTCCACTTGTGGATCCCATCTGGTGGCTGTCACCGTTTTCTATGGAACCTTGTTTTGTATGTATCTCAGGCCTCCTTCTGAGAAGTCTGTTGAGCAGGGGAAAGTTGTGGctgtcttttatatttttgtaagtCCGATGTTAAACCCCTTGATCTACAGCCTGAGAAACAAAGATGTGAAAAGAGCCATCAGGAAAGTTGTCAAGAAGGGAGTGCTCATGAAGTAA